The sequence TAGGCTTAATCTTCTCTATCTAAGCATGTTGAGAATATGAAATGATACTGATATGGGCACTTAATTTGTAAGATTTCATACTTTCACTTTGTGTAGTTTTGTACCATCCtttctaaaaataattcatatgaTAAATCTCATTACTCATTCTTGTTCATAGGATATTAAGTTAGCAATAGGATGTGAGAACTTTCTAAGTAATTAAATCACTAAATATGAAGCAGTTAATTGGATATCAAGGAGCTCTAACCTGGATATGAAGTCGATCTAATTCGTTTGAGGCAATTCCTCGAACACTTGCAGCGCACTAGTCTCCCAGCCTTGAGTCCTCTATCTGGCATTTTCTCGAACATCTGGCCCTGAATTATATTCCAACTCCGATCCTCATTCATCGGAATAAGAAGCCTCTTCATGATTATAATCCGTAAAAACTCCAAAATTCCATTCATCCTCTACTAAATTGTTTTTTCATACCGCTAAATTAAACATTTCATCTTTATACTTGCTGAATTTGATGTGAGACCGAAATCTCAGACTTAGCTCAATTTTTCGGCTCGGAGTTATAAGCGCATGCTATCTCAATCTTAAAATACTATGGTAGTTGAGATGATGAAAGTATATGTGGGAGTGTTTATCTCAATCTTATAAAGTTATAATAACTCCAATTGTAATAGGGGTGAATGTATAAGTGCATTAAGGGTGAAGGACTTAGTTGCAATTTCTCATCAGTTGGAGGATTAAAGTGCAAAGATAAAGCTGTTACTTATAACAGAACAGCTTAATCTGCTGCGAGGAGGCCAACTTCTGAGCAATCTCCTAAGCTCGTTTCTTCACCAAATCTCATGTATAAATACTTTCTGTAAACCTCTTTCTACAATTTTACAAGTTTTGTAGAATTCTTGTTGAAAAGAATATAGTGAGATCTGTAAACCACGTAAATCTGatgttcttttcttttgattGTTACTTGTTTTCAATTCATCACAAACAAGTGTTTATCTTGAGTGGTGAGAGGTGTTGCTGCGTTTGTTTGTTCAAGTCATTTGAGTTGGTTGCTGCCATTTAGCAGTAGATCAATTCCTAACACCAGAAATATGTTCTTTCATTTCCAACTTTGTCATCTGATGGAAATACTCTTGTAGGTTGTTGCTTCAACGAATCCCCACAACACTGTGAAGGCTCTCTTCAAGGTTTTAAATACAATgggaggaattatattatatacattGATATTGTATTTCACCATTGTTTATTGAAACTCCCAAAGATGTTCAAGAAATGTTTGGCCGAACTGTGGTTGAATCATATCTACTGTGATAGGTATGATCTTGATCTTTTCCTTAAGTTTCTCTATTTTTGTGGGGAGGTAGTATGTGAGTGGTGAACATATTTGAATGCACTTAAGATGTGATGCCTAATGGAGTTCACAAAGAACGAAAGATAAGTTACTTTCATGTCCTACTTCACTTGGGGTAATTGTGCCTATATACATGAACTTTTAGTGAATTTTGGTTTTCCACATGAACTAAATATTCCGCCTccaaatacacaaacttttaaTTGTTCCGATTTTTCACACGGCTATCAATTTTCGGCGATCGTGGCTAGTTAAAGTGACAAATTAATACCATCGTGAGAAGCTGAAGTAGCGTAGAAATCCAAGTACCTCATCTAGCACATCAATTGTTTAAACCATGTAGGCATTTAAGGCATCCACCTCAACATTAATTTGGGTGCAGTTGATAATCGTGTGAAAAATCAGAacaattgaaagttcatgtgtTTGGAGGCAGATTTTTTAGTTTATGTGCAAAACTAGAATTggttgaaagtttgtgtattttaggCGCAACTAACCCATTGGACTTTACAGTtgcttaaattttaattaattgcacaattttcatcaaatttgccTCTTGAAATTGAATAACATGGACTAGTTTTTTGAGATAATTGAATAACACAGGTCTAGCAGATTTTTGTTGTCTCATATGAGTACTACTCTTGTTCAATCTCAGGTTTACAAAGAAACAATATTATCCGTGGATAGATTAATCTCTTGAGCATTTGGGATGACCAAGCTGTTATTTTTTGAATCGAGGTTATATAATAAAACAAACGACGCAGTGCCGGTGGAAAAAAGATGCTGAAAGGAGAACcactttacttttctttttgaaatGTGGAATCAAAATTGCTGAAATTGAGGAGCATAATCAATAAAATGCTTTTAGTTTTGCATAGTGAACTATTCATaccaaaattatttttcttgatGCAGTTGCATATTTTAGTTGATTATGGTTTTAGCTTATGCTCTTTCTCTGTCTCTCATGAATTGTGTTGAGGATAGTAAATAACGTTGATATGGGCACTTAATTTGTAAGATTTAGATTCCATTCCACAGCTAGCTTCACTTGGTGTAGTTTTGTACCAGCTCttttaaatatgtatttttccttcaaatGATTAACTTTTAGAGTCTTCTTATCCATTCATTGCgtgcagaaaataaatcaaagtggAGTATGAATGATATATAGACATTTCTCTTTTATAGAGAGGAACAACGGcgtcaattaaaataaataacatttcaACTGAATTATTTCAACTTAGATAAATGAAAAACTTGATGCCATATTTGGATTCTAGCGAAAAAAGACAAGAGGCGCAGTCTTGTCTCTTGTGTACCATCGGTGGCACGGTGCCACCGGGTTTTCtacaacctttttttttttaaatgtaaacgGGTCCGAGTTTAAACCCGAATTTGCTAAATGAATCTTGATTTGACGTGGGTATGACCCGGTGGCACCATGCCACCGGTGATACACAAGTATTTGTGAAAAGACAATGCATATGTGGAATGCATTTGTAAGTGACAAATAAGATAGTGAAAAGCATTAACAATGAAAACCACACATTAATCTTGTCTATTTagttatgtatttaaataaagaacacaCTAATCTTTTGTCTGTTGGTAACTTCACTTTCTTCGGCCGTGTTCTTGAAAATACTACTGCTTTATTGCTTTTGATAAGAAGGATACCATTTTCACAAGTAAAATACTATACACAAAGTACATTTGCACAAGATAAATAATCAATTGCTCTGCTTTGCTTTGCTTGCTCTTGTTTTTAGCCTTTAGGTGAGTTGGATGTTACAATATGATAATCAGATATTGTAGTTCCTGCTTCACATTATTTATAGCCTATGCATTTTCGACACAGAGATTGAGGAGAACAAAATTAAGATAAAGAATGTTGATATTTTATAGTTAGTTTCTTTTTTCCAAGATACTTGGTTGTCATTCAATCAACTAGGTCACTCGTACAAGAAAAAAGTTGTCCATAAAAATCAGAAAATGGGTGTTAAAATGAGACAAAGTTAGAAATATGCCTAAAGCTTATGGATGAAGATCAAGTCAGCGAGCACTAAACAGGGGTGATTGCTGAAATCGAGGGACGTGCAACTTTTATacattgagtaattttaaatagtttaaacTTATTTAAAAGTGTGATTGGAATAAGATTATTGTATGTTTGTGATtagaataatattaataatatgatACTATTTGGCcttaaaatagattaaaaaataagGACATAATAGGCAAACTAAATTTGGTAAAACCAGACACTTTTATAGTAGGTATAGATTATagatactaattaaaaatatgatttattttgctaaaaattaaaaataattaaaaacaagctAAATATAAAGTTATAAGGAAAATTAATCACTCAAATTAGTATATTCCCACGTGCAATTGAATTCCTTATCACATCAAACTACAATTTGACTACTCGAAAGTTGGGAGTTGCCAAGCTCTGTAGTTCTTGGCTGACCTTGCGTGATCTAATTAGAACATGAAATGATGGGTCCCCTTGTAATTCCTCTTGTTCATCTACTATCTTTTTCAAAGACACAGCCATTGATTCACTGCAATACTTCAATTGAATTGATTTGAGGTTTGGTATTTCTCCAATTTCGGAAGGGAAATCCTTCAATACCATGAACGAGAGATGAAGTTGCTCAAGGCGTGGCAAGCAGGAGCCCTCTAACGTCCAACATTCCATTTTCATACAATCATCCAATCTCAAGTATTTGAGGCTGGGGAATTGGCCTTCAAATATTTCCCAACTGCGTGTTGCAAACTGCCCATAACTCAGTCGGAGCTTCTCAAGAAGTGGTAATGAAGCTATCTTTTCCAGAATTTCCTCCAAATGGAACTTTCCGCATTGAAGAAACAGCTTCTTGAGTGAGTGCGGGAAGCTAATACTGTGCAGATACCCAGCATCACTTCCATATCTAAAAAAGCACCTCAAGCTTTCCAGCTTACTCAGACATTGAAGATAGCTAAGGCACTTCACTCCCTCCATTACTTTATCCTCGTATGTTATCCACAGTTTCTTGATATTGGGAATTCTCTTAACCACTTCTTCATTCAAGTTGAAATCAATCACTCCTTTGAGCGTCTCTAGATTCTCCATCATAACATCACTATGCCCGCTCCGAGGATCTGGGAGATAGATTCCTCCACATACATCGACATGCTTAAGCTGATGCATTTTCCAAATTTCTACTGGTGCAGTTGTAGGTTCACCACCCCAACAAGAAACAATTAGTGTGTGTAGATTCCAGAGCAGACTAATTGAAGAAGGGATTTGGAACCCCTCACCAACTACAGCCTTAAGGTACCTCAAGTTCACCAATTGAAACACATTTTCTTCTAAATACTTGCTGGAACTCAATGTCCTCAAAAATCTAAAATCTAGCAATCGACAATCTGTATAAGCACCACATATGAAAGAACGAGCATGTGACGACATAGTTTCCATGGCATCCCGGACTGTCATAGCTGAAGTGCTTCTGGGAATAACAATGCGGCGTTGACTATTTATCCCTCGAGGACAATGTTGCCCTAACAAATAATAAAACCTCTgcttttcagcttcttgaaaTGAAAGATCTCTCACTAAATCATGCATTTTGCAGTACTTTATATTCCCAACTGCCCCTAACGCATGAACTAGAATGAGGTTTCTATCGACTAGTTCCTTCAAATACTCCTTGGCAATTGTTTTCGAGCTTTTATTGATTATTGGTTTAAGAAAGCCTTCAGAAACCCCTAGCCTCATGAGTTCTGAGACTCCAATTCTCTGATCTTCCCCAAACATCCCCATGTACAAAAAACAAGGCTTTAGATACGCAGGCAAATGGTCATAGCTCAGTTTCAATACTCTCAAGCAATATTCGTCATTCTCAGAATTCACTACTGAGCTTAAGTTTTCCTCTATGTGCTCCCAATATTCCAGTGTAAGTTCGGACTTTGCCAAAAGACCGCCAATCACAACAATCGACAAAGGAAGTCCCTTACACTTCCCCACAATTTTCTTTCCGATTTCCTCGAGATGAAGAGGAAAACCCTCGTCCCCAAATACAGTTTTGGAGAACAAACTCCAGCTACAAATATCATCTAAAAATCTCATACCAATGCTGTTGGAGTTTGTCAATTCAGTAGCCAAGTTTGAGAGCCTAGTTGTTACGACTATTCGACTCCCATCATTCTTATCAGGAAAGAAAACCATCATCTTTTCCCACACCTCTacactccacatatcatccaatATTATGAGATACTTGCTCCTAGACAGTAAATACTTGCGTAATTTCACTCCTAAATCTTCCTCACTCAGATCACTCCTCAAATCTCCACTCACTTGGTGAAGAACTTGTCTAAGTGTTTCTCTAACATTATAAGTTTGAGAAATTGTAGTCCATGCACGAATATCAAAATGCTCCTTGACAAGGGCATGCTCAAATATATGTcgggcaagagtggtcttaccaatCCCGCCCATCCCTGTGATTGGGATGATTTGGCGGTTACGGTTCCCTCCAGTGAGCCAATCCAAGAGTTGAAGTTGCACGTCATCAAACCCCACCATCTTGCTTTCCTTCACAGTGGAAGAGGACGTCAAGGAGCCAGCATGAGTCGAGGAGACCTTTCTCTGCAGCTGAGCTTCAGCTGAAGTCTCCATGGCTTCCTTCTTGATCACATTCATTTCTTCTATCACTTGCTGTAGATCTTCATAGAAGTCGATGCAACTGACTTCCTCTCTAGAATTCACTTCTTCAGCCGCATGAGCTGCATCTACAACATAGCCTTGGAGAAATTCCTGCAAGAAGGTAATTAATAATTTGAGTTAGAGATTCATTTCTTCAATCACTTGCTGTAGATCTTCATAGAAGTTGATGAAACTGACTTCATTGGGACTAGATCTACCCAGTTCAATCACGTTCACAATATGTGATTCGATAACATCTTCAACGGCATGAGCTGCATCTACAATACGCATCTCCAGCGGATCGGCTTCATCTCCGTCAGCAACAGGGGACTTATAACTTTCAAGAAATTCCTGCAAAAAGGTAACAATTTGAGTGAGAGATTCAACTTGTTGTTTGTCTATAGAAATCGGAGGGGAAGGGTGATGCTCGATTGTATCGATGATATGCATAAGAGAAACCAAGGCTGCATATGCCGCCATGATCCGAGGAAAAACAGTGTATATTTTTCTGAGAATTTCGGACAAGAATTTGATGGAATAGCTTCAGCAAAAACAATGTGTAAAATGGCTATATCTCCTCAATTATTATCACAAACATTACGAGTCCTTCATTTAAGTATGCGCTGATTCAAGTGTTTAAATAAGAATATATGAGTAGATCGAGTAGGTGAGTGATGTTGATTTCCATGTTCTAATTCATGCATCCAAGAATAAACTATGATTAATGATGCTCAACTTGGTTGATATTCACCTTAGAAAGCAACATCCAAGTCGTCAAGTTGGTataaaatatggatttttgaaaaaaaaaaaaatttgcaacTTGGGAAAGTTGTCATATTCCATTTGTTTTGTTTGAATCTAAttgatattttgatttttttttttaaatgcttCAGTACATGTCAAAAAATGCGAGCAGTTATTTAAGCATGACAAAAAATGCGACATATTTCTCaaaaatctataatatattaaattttttcaactttcaattggaaatcaaattcaaaattgaataGCAAActtgtgattataataaaattgaaggtttatttataagttatatcttctttatttttttttaattttttgtttttttttctaaaattgtgaaatttgataaattataaaatatttaatatgcatatcaaattaaagatcgtgataagtgctttaatttgatatatattatgttaatattgtatttaaaatataaaaattatattctaTCCATTCCACGAAAATATATACTAATCTGCCATTTTAGTCCATGCACAAAAAGATGTCGTAATATATTTTTAACAATAATTGGTAGGTCTCTTTCTCTTCTCACTAACTTGTGGGCTCATTTCTCCACTGACCaacttaattaacttttttcacttttctATATTTGTGGGTCATTTTCTTCACTCACTAAATAAACAATACAagttttttaaaactcgtgtcacccTCCCTTAGGACATCTTTTCGTGGATGGATgtgatatttatttaaagattaaaatttaagaaaaatctCTTTCCCCtgtccattttttttaataaatctatttttagttcttttttttgctttcattttttcttttaacttttcttactccctccgtcccattgggcttatcccatttggtttcggcacggttattaaggaaaGTATTAATAGTGTTAAGTGTGtagataaagtagaagagagaaggtgataaagtgataaagtaggagtgttatttatagaaatgagacaagatcaatgggacaaacaaaaaaggaatacgagacaagatcaatgggacgtaGGGAATATTTGGGGGCTATGGATTATAGGATATTTAATTTAGGGGCTATGAGTTATAGGGTgaaattagtaaatttatatttatttattattattattttaattggagGCTATACAGAGTAAAACcgaggctatgaatagaatcaccctaatGGAATTCTGCTACAATGGGACTTAGTTTGGTTATGTCACTCACCTTTCGTGAGTCCGATTACGTTTAGCCCATGCAAACCTACAATCTTTGTCGTTTATGAATGCAAGATTCTTTAATCCTTTTGGGCTCTAAGCCCATTTATTGGTAAAAAcaattatgtataaatatatgcGTTGGAATTTTTAGTATTTCCTTCGTCCCTAagatatttttcatttttctattttggtcagtcccaaaaatattttcttgacttatttttgaaaataattatactACTATTATCCTTACAATCTccattttttgtaaaatttattttccactcatcaaatacagaactaacttttattaaaacacatGATGATGTCTTTGTGCTTCAATAGTGCTTTAAGCCCACATGCATGGTTCTAATTTGTTTTCATTCTTGGTGTTACTTCTCAGGCTAATCGGAGTTTGCGATAGAAAGAGAGCTGAGTGTTAGAGATCTTTTACGCACAAAAAATTCCAGAGCTTACAGGAGAATCAAACCACAAAACCCAGAGTTTGCAATAGATGACGATAAAAATACTTACGAGTTtgaggacagtaacttagattaatatggaaattaggacaaaaactttcggacttgtaaaaataggacactaatttttttttagagtaaaatatgacactaattaataagtgttgcatccgcaggacatttttcgGTAAATTCTCAGTCAATTATTGGCcaagaaatgtcctatttttacgacgcttattaattagtgtcgtatttttactctaaaaaaaattagtgtcctatttttacaagtccgaaaattt comes from Salvia miltiorrhiza cultivar Shanhuang (shh) chromosome 3, IMPLAD_Smil_shh, whole genome shotgun sequence and encodes:
- the LOC131016814 gene encoding putative late blight resistance protein homolog R1C-3 isoform X1, which codes for MAAYAALVSLMHIIDTIEHHPSPPISIDKQQVESLTQIVTFLQEFLESYKSPVADGDEADPLEMRIVDAAHAVEDVIESHIVNVIELGRSSPNEEFLQGYVVDAAHAAEEVNSREEVSCIDFYEDLQQVIEEMNVIKKEAMETSAEAQLQRKVSSTHAGSLTSSSTVKESKMVGFDDVQLQLLDWLTGGNRNRQIIPITGMGGIGKTTLARHIFEHALVKEHFDIRAWTTISQTYNVRETLRQVLHQVSGDLRSDLSEEDLGVKLRKYLLSRSKYLIILDDMWSVEVWEKMMVFFPDKNDGSRIVVTTRLSNLATELTNSNSIGMRFLDDICSWSLFSKTVFGDEGFPLHLEEIGKKIVGKCKGLPLSIVVIGGLLAKSELTLEYWEHIEENLSSVVNSENDEYCLRVLKLSYDHLPAYLKPCFLYMGMFGEDQRIGVSELMRLGVSEGFLKPIINKSSKTIAKEYLKELVDRNLILVHALGAVGNIKYCKMHDLVRDLSFQEAEKQRFYYLLGQHCPRGINSQRRIVIPRSTSAMTVRDAMETMSSHARSFICGAYTDCRLLDFRFLRTLSSSKYLEENVFQLVNLRYLKAVVGEGFQIPSSISLLWNLHTLIVSCWGGEPTTAPVEIWKMHQLKHVDVCGGIYLPDPRSGHSDVMMENLETLKGVIDFNLNEEVVKRIPNIKKLWITYEDKVMEGVKCLSYLQCLSKLESLRCFFRYGSDAGYLHSISFPHSLKKLFLQCGKFHLEEILEKIASLPLLEKLRLSYGQFATRSWEIFEGQFPSLKYLRLDDCMKMECWTLEGSCLPRLEQLHLSFMVLKDFPSEIGEIPNLKSIQLKYCSESMAVSLKKIVDEQEELQGDPSFHVLIRSRKVSQELQSLATPNFRVVKL
- the LOC131016814 gene encoding putative late blight resistance protein homolog R1C-3 isoform X2, with the translated sequence MNVIKKEAMETSAEAQLQRKVSSTHAGSLTSSSTVKESKMVGFDDVQLQLLDWLTGGNRNRQIIPITGMGGIGKTTLARHIFEHALVKEHFDIRAWTTISQTYNVRETLRQVLHQVSGDLRSDLSEEDLGVKLRKYLLSRSKYLIILDDMWSVEVWEKMMVFFPDKNDGSRIVVTTRLSNLATELTNSNSIGMRFLDDICSWSLFSKTVFGDEGFPLHLEEIGKKIVGKCKGLPLSIVVIGGLLAKSELTLEYWEHIEENLSSVVNSENDEYCLRVLKLSYDHLPAYLKPCFLYMGMFGEDQRIGVSELMRLGVSEGFLKPIINKSSKTIAKEYLKELVDRNLILVHALGAVGNIKYCKMHDLVRDLSFQEAEKQRFYYLLGQHCPRGINSQRRIVIPRSTSAMTVRDAMETMSSHARSFICGAYTDCRLLDFRFLRTLSSSKYLEENVFQLVNLRYLKAVVGEGFQIPSSISLLWNLHTLIVSCWGGEPTTAPVEIWKMHQLKHVDVCGGIYLPDPRSGHSDVMMENLETLKGVIDFNLNEEVVKRIPNIKKLWITYEDKVMEGVKCLSYLQCLSKLESLRCFFRYGSDAGYLHSISFPHSLKKLFLQCGKFHLEEILEKIASLPLLEKLRLSYGQFATRSWEIFEGQFPSLKYLRLDDCMKMECWTLEGSCLPRLEQLHLSFMVLKDFPSEIGEIPNLKSIQLKYCSESMAVSLKKIVDEQEELQGDPSFHVLIRSRKVSQELQSLATPNFRVVKL